The Pseudomonadota bacterium genomic interval CCGGCGACTGCCCGATCTGCGGGATGAGCCTCGTCCCCATCGAGCCCGCGAAGGAACGGCAAGCCGAGGCCGCACCCGCGTCGGACGCCGGGCCGCTCCACGGGCTCGCGGAGGTGACCGTCTCCGAGGAAGGGGTCGCGCTCGCCGGCGTGGTGACGGCCGTCGCACAGCTCGCGCCGATGACCCGGGAGATCCGGACGGTCGGAACGGTCGTCCCGGACGAGACCCGGGTCCGGCACGTGCACACCAAGATCTCGGGTTGGGTGGAGAAGCTGTTCGTCGGCTACACGGGCCAGCCGGTCGAGAAGGGAGAGCCCATCCTGTCGATCTTCTCCCCG includes:
- a CDS encoding efflux RND transporter periplasmic adaptor subunit yields the protein MKTTASLAIRLLALALGLAAPLPAIVVATGCGGEAEAHARYHCPMHPTYVSDSPGDCPICGMSLVPIEPAKERQAEAAPASDAGPLHGLAEVTVSEEGVALAGVVTAVAQLAPMTREIRTVGTVVPDETRVRHVHTKISGWVEKLFVGYTGQPVEKGEPILSIFSP